The nucleotide sequence TTTTGTCAAGAATGAAAAATGTGATGTGAGCATTCAATTTTGCAAAAGATTTGTTTTTGTGTAGGGGTAACCCTCGCGGTTACCCTATTGATCTTTGATTGTCCTTTGATCAGGGCAGGGGCCAGCCCTGCCCCTACACAAAACAAATCTATTCCTTCTTTTCTTCCTGCGGCACGCGGAAGCGGTCGCCGGTCTCCTTGATGATGCGCTGGTACCATTCCTTGGGATAGGGCGGGTGGGTGACCTTGCCCTGGCTGTCGCGCACGTTGCCGTCCATGTATTTCCAGAGTAGGAATTCGCCCAGTTTCTTCCAGCGCTGCACCACGGCGTCGCCCTCGCCGACGCTGTAGGCGGTCAGGTAGTCGCGCGCCTGTCCCGGCGAGCGCTTGAACAGGTCGAGGGCGGTAGCCTCCAGCTCGGGTTGCACGGCGAAGAACTTGCCTTCCAGCTCGCGCTGCACCGGCTGGATGTCCTGGATCATGTCGCAGTAGCGGGAGTAGGCGGTGTTGGCCACGAAGTTGAACACCCAGAAGGCCGAGTCCCAGCTGAAGCGGCTGAAGTCGCCCGCCTCCTTGGCATAGCTGGCCGGCACCCGGTTTATGCCGCAGTACATGGGCGTGTAGACCGTGCTGTAGGTGTCATCCAGGCCGAACCAGAACACGCCGCCGATGGGGTTGGGCAGCCAGGAGCGGGATTCGGTGACGAAGGAGAAACCCGTCTGCTGGGTGGAGACAGCGCGTTCGAAGATGTATTCCTCTTTGGCGTCCTTGTCCACTTTCCATTCCATGGGCCGCCAGCGGTAGGGCAGGACGAAGGGGCCGGCGCCGATATCCTTGGTCATGTCCATCTCCGTTCCTTCGAAATGGTCGCGCATCAGTTCCATGACGTCGCGGACCGTCAGTTTGCGTTCGGGCTTGATGAACAGCGGCATGGGCTCGGCTCCCGGCTTGATGCCCAGGGCGTAGTCCTTGTAGGCGTCCATCTGTTTGGAGTCGGGGGTGACGCGGCGGAAGAACTCCCAGACGCGGCCCTCGCAGAAGCGCCGGGCTCCGAAGTTCAGCGGCGCGTAGGCATCGGCGAAACCAAATTCCTCATCTTTGCCCTTGAAGTAGCCCTTCTCGCGGGCGAAGCTGATCACGTCGGCGGCGTGGAAGGTGGTCTGCTTCTTGTCGAAAAAATTATTGGCCTTCTGCAGGGGAAAGCGGTGGATGCGCGGCTGGTTGGCGTGGGCGCAGACGTAGCCGTCGGGCACCAGCCTGGCCACCCAGACGGCGCCCTTGCGCTCCGGCCCCTTGGAGATCATCTCCAGTATCCATGCTTCATTGGGGTCGGAGATGGAAAAGGACTCGCCTTCGCTGGCGTAGCCGTACTCGGCCACCAGTGAGGTCATGACCTGCAGGGCTTCGCGGGCGGTGCGGCCGCGCTGCAAGGCCAGGTTCATCAACGTGCCGTAGTCGACCACAGCCTTGGGGTCCATGAGCTCCTCGCGGCCGCCGAAGGTGGTTTCGCCGACGGCCACCTGGCACTCGTTCATCAGACCGACCACGGAATAGGTGTGGGCCACCTGGCGGATCTTGCCCAAATACTTGTTCGAATCGCCGTCATAGACGTCGATCCAGGTCCCCGCGATATGGTCGCCGGCGGGGATGCGGTTCAGGTAGCCGTACAGCTCGTGCGAGTCGGCCGAGTAGGAGATCATGGTCGAGCCGTTGGCCGAAGCCCCCTTGCTGATCAGGTAGTTGGTGCAGGCGCGGCCGTCCGGCGCGCAGGCCAGGGCCAGCCCGACCGCGGCTATCCAGGCGATGGTTTTTGTCATGTTCAAGTTCCTCCTTTGGGTTTGCGTTGGCGTCCCGGTTCGGCCCAGTTGGGCGTCCCGGAACGTCGTCAGCGGAAAAGGATACGCAATTTGTCCGCAAAAAGCAAGGGGCGGCTGAAATCTTTTTGCTGCGTGCCGATGAAAAAAAACTTTAGCGGTATGCCCGGCGACCCTGCTTGAAATAGGAGTCGTGCGTAGGTTTGGCGGTTTGGCGCACGGCGCTATGTTTGGGTCTGCCGCCGTTGCCGTTGCCATGGTTGCGCGCTGCCTTGGGCGCCGGCCTGGCATCGGCTCCGGTTGCCCGGCAAGCGGCCTCTGAATGGTAGGCGTGGGAGGCGTCGACCGGCACTTGGACGCGGATCAATTTCTCGATGCTGCGCAGCGAATCGCGCTCGCCGGCCGAACAGAACGAAACGGCGTCGCCCCCGGCCCCGGCCCTAGCGGTGCGGCCGATGCGGTGAATATAAATTTCGGGTTCGATGGGCAGGTCGTAGTTGATGACATGGGAAATGCCGTCCACGTCCAGCCCGCGCGCCGCGATATCGGTGGCGATCAGCACGCGGGTGCGGCCGTCCTTGAAGCTGGCCAGCGCCTCGGTGCGGGCGCCCTGGCTCTTGTTGCCATGGATGGCGGCGGCGCTGATGCCGGCCTCGGCCAGTTTCTTGACCACCTTGTTGGCCATGTGCTTCATCTGGGTGAAGACGATGACGCGGTCCCAGCGCGAGTCGCCGAGCAGGGCGGCCAGAAGGGCGTCCTTGTTGTTCTTGTCCACGAACATCACCCGCTGTACGATGCGTTCGACGGCCGGCGCCTCGTGGGCGATGGTCACGTGCACGGCATCATGGACCAGGGTGCGGGCCAGAGCCACCACTGCCGGTTCCATGGTGGCCGAAAAAAACAGCGACTGCCGTTTGCCCGGCAGCTTGGCGATGACTTTCTTGATGTCCGGCAGGAAGCCCATGTCGAGCATGCGGTCGGCTTCGTCCAGGACGAATATTTCAATCGCGTCCAGGCGGATCACCCCCTGCTGCATGAGGTCGAGGAGCCGCCCCGGCGTCGCTACCAGGATGTCGAGGCCGCGGTTCAAGGCTTGGACCTGGGCGAACTGGCTGACGCCGCCGAAAATGACGGCATGGGCGAAAAGCAGGTGGCGGCCGTAGGTGGCGGCGCTGGCGTTGATCTGCGCCGCCAGTTCGCGGGTCGGCGCCAGGATGAGGACGCGCGCCCGATTCTGGACGGCCTGCCGCTTGTGCAAAGAAAGATACTGCAGGATGGGCAGGATGAAAGCCGCTGTTTTGCCGGTGCCGGTCTGGGCGCAGCCGATCAGGTCGCGGTTTTGGAGCAGATGGGGGATGGCCTGGGTCTGGATGGGCGTCGGAGTGCTGTAACCTTCTTCGGCCACCGCCTTTTTCAATTCCGGCAGCAGAGTTGAAAATACGCTGGTGCCGGCCTGTCCCGACGGTTGTGGAGCCCTATGGCCAGGATGGTCTTTTGTCAGCGGCCGGTTGCCAGGTTCGGCGGCCGCACGGTTTGCATGGATATTCATTATAAATCCTTATATTTGATTTTGGGCCCGTCGATACGTGAATCATGAAGGAATGTCATCCAAACCGAGCTTTGGACTCGATGGCGGGATGCGGCCCAAGGGCTTTTACATCATTTCACTTCTTCCCCGTAGAACCCCCTTGGGGGCTACGGGCACAATTGCTGGCATTGTATCCCGGAATATGCTTTTTGTCAAGGGTCGAACGGATAAGGATCAATATCTCAAGGATATCAACTTGAGTTTTGAATGACTTGTTAAAACTCACCCCCAACCCCTCTCTTTTCAAAAAGAGAGGGGAGTAGAGAGTCATCTTCACCCCCTCTCTTAAAAAAGAGAGGGGGCGAGGGGGTGAGTTTGTTGCTTTGGATCAAAAACAATAAATTAATTTAATATTGGGGAAATCATAAATTTGTCTTACACTCAAGGGCAGATCCGGCTATTGACATTTTGGATGAATATCCTCAAAATCCAATCATGACAAGGAGAAAAAAATGGGGAAAATAAAATCAATTTTCGCTGCGGCCGCCATCCTGTTTTTACTTGGATCGGGAATGAAGGTTCACGGAGCCGAGTTCTACGTCGCCAAAGACAGGGGGGACAACCAGAACCCGGGAACCCAGGCGGCTCCCTTCAAGAACATCGAGGCGGCCCTGAAGATCGCCAAG is from Candidatus Aminicenantes bacterium and encodes:
- a CDS encoding C69 family dipeptidase, producing the protein MTKTIAWIAAVGLALACAPDGRACTNYLISKGASANGSTMISYSADSHELYGYLNRIPAGDHIAGTWIDVYDGDSNKYLGKIRQVAHTYSVVGLMNECQVAVGETTFGGREELMDPKAVVDYGTLMNLALQRGRTAREALQVMTSLVAEYGYASEGESFSISDPNEAWILEMISKGPERKGAVWVARLVPDGYVCAHANQPRIHRFPLQKANNFFDKKQTTFHAADVISFAREKGYFKGKDEEFGFADAYAPLNFGARRFCEGRVWEFFRRVTPDSKQMDAYKDYALGIKPGAEPMPLFIKPERKLTVRDVMELMRDHFEGTEMDMTKDIGAGPFVLPYRWRPMEWKVDKDAKEEYIFERAVSTQQTGFSFVTESRSWLPNPIGGVFWFGLDDTYSTVYTPMYCGINRVPASYAKEAGDFSRFSWDSAFWVFNFVANTAYSRYCDMIQDIQPVQRELEGKFFAVQPELEATALDLFKRSPGQARDYLTAYSVGEGDAVVQRWKKLGEFLLWKYMDGNVRDSQGKVTHPPYPKEWYQRIIKETGDRFRVPQEEKKE
- a CDS encoding DEAD/DEAH box helicase is translated as MNIHANRAAAEPGNRPLTKDHPGHRAPQPSGQAGTSVFSTLLPELKKAVAEEGYSTPTPIQTQAIPHLLQNRDLIGCAQTGTGKTAAFILPILQYLSLHKRQAVQNRARVLILAPTRELAAQINASAATYGRHLLFAHAVIFGGVSQFAQVQALNRGLDILVATPGRLLDLMQQGVIRLDAIEIFVLDEADRMLDMGFLPDIKKVIAKLPGKRQSLFFSATMEPAVVALARTLVHDAVHVTIAHEAPAVERIVQRVMFVDKNNKDALLAALLGDSRWDRVIVFTQMKHMANKVVKKLAEAGISAAAIHGNKSQGARTEALASFKDGRTRVLIATDIAARGLDVDGISHVINYDLPIEPEIYIHRIGRTARAGAGGDAVSFCSAGERDSLRSIEKLIRVQVPVDASHAYHSEAACRATGADARPAPKAARNHGNGNGGRPKHSAVRQTAKPTHDSYFKQGRRAYR